The Antedon mediterranea chromosome 11, ecAntMedi1.1, whole genome shotgun sequence genome window below encodes:
- the LOC140062389 gene encoding G kinase-anchoring protein 1-like yields the protein MSTKFNSFTCLQIESLSDSEEQTDKIEQHANAGDNQNVNHKKRARRKKKRQEKAEIRDIAFGKIPSVNCRPVAVQQQQPAVVLNSTTQNYSDHSDKSNPKQWDSWKKHDENLTEDQFSKDLQEALLQSQLEFEQQRKFLEEVKDVEDSLESQVNKKVKKKPQAMTLKEFQKPPEPSSTDLDKIHLPSQVEADPLFFQKVKADATRILNKEHVKKLKKGQEKKLSDNARRLQYEDNMEKKEQELLDLENGMEKLKEELTQVKKRNKQLCFILAQGEMKDKADVLKQVEELTTVKDELTEEVCQLHVFLEQERSKVSSLQSEIKKLQERKK from the exons atgtcaACGAAATTTAATTCCTTCACGTGCTTACAAATTGAAAGTTTGTCAGACAGTGAAGAACAAACAGATAAAATAGAACAACATGCAAATGCAGGGGACAATCAGAATGTTAATCATAAAAAACGTGCCAGGCGTAAAAAGAAAAGACAAGAGAAGGCCGAA ATAAGAGATATTGCTTTCGGAAAAATACCAAGTGTGAATTGTAGGCCAGTAGCAGTACAACAACAACAGCCAGCAGTGGTATTAAATTCGACAACCCAGAATTATAGCGATCATTCTGATAAGTCAAACCCAAAACAATGGGACTCTTGGAAGAAACATGAtgaaaat CTAACAGAGGATCAATTTTCCAAAGATTTACAAGAAGCCCTCTTGCAAAGTCAACTGGAATTTGAACAACAAAGGAAG TTTCTAGAAGAGGTTAAAGATGTAGAGGACAGCTTAGAATCCcaagtaaataaaaaagttaaaaagaaaCCTCAAGCTATGACACTAAAAGAATTTCAGAAACCTCCTGAACCGAGTTCAACTGACCTTGACAAGATCCATCTACCATCTCAG gTTGAAGCTGATCCCTTATTCTTTCAAAAAGTTAAAGCAGATGCCACCAGAATTTTGAATAAAGAACATGTTAAGAAATTGAAGAAAGGTCAAGAG AAAAAACTGTCAGATAATGCTAGACGGCTGCAATACGAAGATAATATGGAGAAGAAAGAACAGGAGCTATTAGATCTAGAAAATGGAATGGAAAAACTAAAA GAGGAACTCACACAAGTAAAGAAGAGAAATAAACAGTTATGCTTTATCTTAGCTCAGGGAGAAA TGAAAGACAAAGCTGACGTTCTAAAACAAGTTGAAGAACTAACAACAGTAAAAGATGAACTAACAGAAGAG GTCTGCCAGCTGCATGTTTTTCTAGAACAagaaaggtcaaaggtcagctCTCTACAGTCTGAAATTAAAAAACTACAAGAAaggaaaaaatag